One genomic region from Pempheris klunzingeri isolate RE-2024b chromosome 4, fPemKlu1.hap1, whole genome shotgun sequence encodes:
- the xaf1 gene encoding XIAP-associated factor 1 isoform X1: protein MDTKEETRICSQCCKEVAKANFALHETHCSRFLCVCPDCDEAVPRQQLKQHREEQHSQVRCSKCNQKMQRCRLVDHESEECVERLQSCQFCTLELRWKELDEHCLACGSRTELCNDCGRYVTLKDLQEHGLTCGSGPPPQTTSKLPPNNSKAKIPVSCTTCKVSFPAEDIEEHELECITATRWFDAEEAEPEEEEREDERDFFSLGTISQLSSTYKSTSLSNGASSDPWGDPNQISTCPHCHLALPLLTLRWHKGKCQIHTLLK, encoded by the exons ATGGATACCAAGGAGGAAACGCGCATCTGCAGCCAATG CTGCAAGGAGGTTGCCAAAGCCAACTTCGCTCTGCATGAAACACACTGCAGCCGCTTCCTATGTGTCTGCCCCGACTGTGATGAAGCCGTCCCCAGACAGCAACTGAAGcaacacagagaggagcagcacagccag gtgAGATGCTCCAAGTGTAACCAGAAGATGCAGCGTTGTCGCCTGGTGGATCATGAG TCCGAGGAGTGTGTGGAGCGTCTGCAGAGCTGTCAGTTCTGCACGCTGGAGCTGCGGTGGAAGGAGCTGGATGAGCACTGTCTGGCCTGTGGGAGTCGCACCGAGCTCTGCAACGACTGCGGCCGCTACGTCACCCTGAAGGACCTGCAGGAGCACGGCTTGACCTGCGgctcaggtcctcctcctcagactACCAGCAAACTACCACCAAACAACAGTAAGG CGAAGATACCAGTGAGCTGTACTACATGTAAGGTCTCATTTCCAGCTGAAGATATAGAGGAACATGAG CTGGAGTGTATTACAGCAACCAGGTGGTTTGATGCTGAAGAGGCCgagccagaggaggaagagagggaggatgagagggaTTTCTTCAGTCTTGGGACCATATCTCAGCTAAGCAGCACCTATAAATCAACCTCCCTTTCAAACGGAGCTAGCAGTGACCCCTGGGGTGACCCAAACCAGATCAGCACCTGCCCCCACTGCCACCTGGCCCTGCCCCTCCTCACACTCCGTTGGCATAAG GGGAAGTGCCAAATCCACACTCTGCTGAAATAA
- the xaf1 gene encoding XIAP-associated factor 1 isoform X2 — translation MDTKEETRICSQCCKEVAKANFALHETHCSRFLCVCPDCDEAVPRQQLKQHREEQHSQVRCSKCNQKMQRCRLVDHESEECVERLQSCQFCTLELRWKELDEHCLACGSRTELCNDCGRYVTLKDLQEHGLTCGSGPPPQTTSKLPPNNTKIPVSCTTCKVSFPAEDIEEHELECITATRWFDAEEAEPEEEEREDERDFFSLGTISQLSSTYKSTSLSNGASSDPWGDPNQISTCPHCHLALPLLTLRWHKGKCQIHTLLK, via the exons ATGGATACCAAGGAGGAAACGCGCATCTGCAGCCAATG CTGCAAGGAGGTTGCCAAAGCCAACTTCGCTCTGCATGAAACACACTGCAGCCGCTTCCTATGTGTCTGCCCCGACTGTGATGAAGCCGTCCCCAGACAGCAACTGAAGcaacacagagaggagcagcacagccag gtgAGATGCTCCAAGTGTAACCAGAAGATGCAGCGTTGTCGCCTGGTGGATCATGAG TCCGAGGAGTGTGTGGAGCGTCTGCAGAGCTGTCAGTTCTGCACGCTGGAGCTGCGGTGGAAGGAGCTGGATGAGCACTGTCTGGCCTGTGGGAGTCGCACCGAGCTCTGCAACGACTGCGGCCGCTACGTCACCCTGAAGGACCTGCAGGAGCACGGCTTGACCTGCGgctcaggtcctcctcctcagactACCAGCAAACTACCACCAAACAACA CGAAGATACCAGTGAGCTGTACTACATGTAAGGTCTCATTTCCAGCTGAAGATATAGAGGAACATGAG CTGGAGTGTATTACAGCAACCAGGTGGTTTGATGCTGAAGAGGCCgagccagaggaggaagagagggaggatgagagggaTTTCTTCAGTCTTGGGACCATATCTCAGCTAAGCAGCACCTATAAATCAACCTCCCTTTCAAACGGAGCTAGCAGTGACCCCTGGGGTGACCCAAACCAGATCAGCACCTGCCCCCACTGCCACCTGGCCCTGCCCCTCCTCACACTCCGTTGGCATAAG GGGAAGTGCCAAATCCACACTCTGCTGAAATAA
- the ccdc150 gene encoding LOW QUALITY PROTEIN: coiled-coil domain-containing protein 150 (The sequence of the model RefSeq protein was modified relative to this genomic sequence to represent the inferred CDS: inserted 2 bases in 1 codon; deleted 2 bases in 1 codon; substituted 1 base at 1 genomic stop codon) codes for MSRSATPALSVGPTAAEALSLLHQRLVLAEEQAETLIRDMGTQGVSRDRILGSAERVWATQRPVSPLKVRQVCRDEGVQWXTLVSRVCHMESLLQTFKLAIFRLETERNIQFINVLKQQLAALQQESEGEHQASRREVMKLRDQLQQAYRERDEARTELQRLGETVVDVALAAEELKIVKLEMSQKLMEMRQESAHSAEATRAHSQLLQRVEGTERAVEMERRQALLLQSERQAVHVEVQTGRQRLEEEKNRSTEADSWRSIVSSSKNRQVRTCSFDSSEAADRKELRAAADTVQADRSRVLNKLQEXDLLLEAARRSIQTELQVALTDKISLQLEPEKLKGEHTQLVKSFSVAQETAATQSELLEWTIKKLQGELSTAKKEEQAMRKDLEGSKAELCLIVTKLEGERSSLEAQRSEAKVGSLSSGLQSQQDENRRLMGKVAALEQQQISELEGFCGPAGVAVSQTLENILAFHTRLHLSSQTLQQELGGQEQELATLRKDRLQAQRQIRKHQAEVEKLQRLLTSTHSESSTAIFSLLSHQRSAERTRKLQEEEEAERKLQAVRTDSQQE; via the exons ATGTCCCGCTCAGCCACCCCAGCGCTCAGTGTGGGGCCCACAGCCGCAGAGGCTCTGTCCCTTCTCCACCAGCGCCTGGTGTTGGCCGAGGAGCAGGCTGAAACTCTTATTCGAGACATGGGCACACAGGGGGTTTCCAGGGACCGAATCCTGGGATCTGCAGAGAGAGTTTGGGCCACTCAGCGCCCTGTAAGTCCTCTGAAGGTCCGTCAGGTGTGCAGGGATGAGGGCGTGCAGTG GACTCTAGTGAGCCGTGTGTGTCACATGGAAAGTCTGCTACAGACCTTCAAACTCGCCATCTTCCGCCTTGAGACTGAGAGAAACATTCAGTTTATTA ATGTTCTGAAACAGCAGCTGGCAGCCCTGCAGCAGGAGAGTGAGGGGGAGCATCAGGCCTCCAGGAGGGAGGTGATGAAGCTCAGGGACCAACTTCAGCAGGCCTACCGGGAGAGAGATGAAGCTcgcacagagctgcagaggctgGGGGAGACAGTG GTGGACGTGGCTctggctgcagaggagctgaagatAGTTAAATTAGAGATGAGTCAGAAACTAATGGAG ATGCGGCAGGAGTCGGCCCACTCTGCTGAAGCCACGAGAGCTCACAGCCAGCTTCTCCAGCGTGTCGAGGGCACGGAGAGAGcggtggagatggagaggagacag gctctgctgctgcagtcggAGCGCCAGGCTGTGCATGTGGAAGTCCAGACCGGCCGGCAGCgcctggaggaagaaaaaaacagaagcacagaaGCAGACAGCTGGAGGAGCATCGTCAGCAGCTCAAAGAACAGACAGGTCAGGA CGTGTTCGTTCGACTCTTCAgaggcagcagacagaaaagagctgagagctgctgctgacactgtCCAG GCTGACAGGAGTCGTGTGCTCAACAAACTGCAAGAGTGagacctgctgctggaggcGGCCAGACGCAGCATCCAGACTGAGCTGCAGGTGGCACTAACGGATAAAATTAGCCTGCAATTGGAGCC AGAGAAGCTCAAAGGTGAACATACACAGCTTGTGAAGAGCTTTTCTGTT GCACAAGAGACAGCAGCCACTCAAAGTGAACTTTTGGAGTGGACCATAAAGAAGTTACAGGGGGAGCTGAGCACGGCCAAAAAAGAGGAGCAGGCAATGAGGAAAGACCTGGAGGGTTCAAAAGCTGAG TTATGTCTTATTGTCACTAAGTTGGAGGGTGAGAGGAGCAGTCTGGAGGCCCAACGTAGTGAGGCCAAG GTGGGATCTCTGAGCTCAGGGTTACAGAGTCAGCAGGATGAGAACAGGAGGCTCATGGGAAAGGTGGCTGCTTTAGAGCAGCAACAG ATCAGTGAGCTGGAGGGTTTCTGTGGTCCTGCCGGAGTCGCTGTCAGTCAAACCCTTGAAAACATCCTGGCCttccacaccagactccaccTCAGCAGTCAGACCCTGCAGCAGGAGCTGGGGGGACAAGAGCAGGAGCTGGCCACACTCAGGAAGGACAG GCTGCAGGCTCAGAGACAAATCAGGAAACACCAAGCAGAGGTGGAGAAACTCCAGCGACTCCTGACATCTACTCACTCTGAGAGCAGCACAGCT ATATTCAGTCTGCTGTCTCACCAGAGGTCTGCGGAGAGAACCAGGAaactgcaggaggaggaggaggctgagagaaAGCTCCAGGCGGTCAGGACGGACTCCCAACAG GAATAA